The DNA region AAGTATGAGTATTAAGATGACTTTCTTTCAATTTATTAACCAAAAACTAGAAACGATCAAGTTTTCCAATAAAACAAAAATTCTCATCTTTATCATCTTAAGTGGCACGATGACGATTGGTTTTTTGATGTTCGTCTCTATTTTTGCGCTCAAATATGACTACGAGACACTGTTTCAAAAACACACCCAACCTCAAGTTGATTTGGAAGAGATTAAAGACAGTTACAGAGTCAATATCGCTGAAACACTCCATGACATACGCGAAAAGCAGATTAGTAATGATGATGCTATTGAAGTCATCTATCTGAGTCAACAGATCATCCACAAACAATGGAATAGCTACCAATTTGCCACCAATCGCCATATTGGTGGGCTTCCTTATTACGCGAGTAAATGGCTCAGCCTCTTTTTGGTGACTCCCGATATTCCTGAAAAAACACTCTTTCAACAAGGTATTGTGGAAAAGGTGAGTGTCAAAATGCAAAATATCGATAGCAAAATCAATATTATGCTTGAACTGTTAAAATACTCTAAAAATGAGCAAGCTAGTTTTTTAATCGACGATATTCTTTTAGAAACCAACTCTTTGAATATCTACCTCTCTAGCCTGATTACCACGCATCTTAAACAGTCCATTACCGAAAAACAGGTCAATGACAGTCTCTTTCAAACCAGTACGGTGATGCTCATTCTTCTCATCGGTATGATCTTCTTTTTTATTACCATGGTGCTTCTCATCATCATCAACCATTTTAAAAATCTGCACAATTACCTTGAAGAGAACGTCTTGATTAAAACCAAAGAACTCCGTGATCTCAATGATTCGCTCGAACTTCGCATCAGACGTGAAGTCGAAAATAGCCGTAAAAAAGACAATATTATGTTCCAACAAGCCAGACTTGCGAGTCTGGGCGAAATGCTGCAAAACATTGCCCATCAATGGAGGCAACCGCTGGGGTCTTTGATGATGATTATCCAAAGTTTTGAAAGCAAATTTTTTGCCAAGAAACTCGATGAAACCTTCATTGCTTCACGTGTTAAAGATGCACAACTGCTCTCTTCCACGATGTCAGATACCTTAGAAGATTTTCGTACCTTCTTTAATCCGAACAAAAGTAAAAAAGAGTTTAGCATCAACGCTGTCATTCAAAAAGCGATTGACCTCTCCAAATATCAACTAGAGCGTGAGGAAATCACCCTTGAATTGTTTATCAAAGATGATCTAGAAGTCTTTGGCTTTAAAAATGAACTGATCCATGTTTTGCTCAATCTTATTGGCAATTCTAAAGATATTTTAGCAACCAAAACCGATCAATCAGCCAAGATCATACATATCATTGCCAAGCAAAATTCTGAGCGTATTTACATCAATGTTATTGATAATGGTGGTGGAATAAAAAGTGATATAATACCCAAAGTTTTTGACCCCTATTTTACGACCAAACACAAGAGTGTAGGTACTGGAATTGGGCTTTATATGTCCAAACAGATGGTCGAAAAACATATGCACGGTAAGATTACATGTAAAAATATTCGCCATAAATTAGGAACAAAACTTTTTTGGGCGTGTACGATGTTTACGATAGAAATACCAAAAAATTACATCAATACAAATGAGGGTGATGACGATGAACAAGCGCAATTTTGAATTACTTGGGAGCTTCACGATTCTTTACATTGAAGACGAGGCTGATCTACTGAAGCACACGACAGCTGTTCTTGAAGATTTTGTGAAAAAAATCTACCCCGTTCAAACCATTGAAGAAGCTTTGAAAATTATACAAAGCGAAAAAATAGACGTCATCGTCGCCGATATTCACCTCAAATACAGTAATGGTCTTGACTTCTTGCGTACCCTCAAAGATGATCTTGAAATTGAACTTCCCTGCATTGTGACGACCGCTTTTACCGATACGGAATATCTACTTGATGCGATTAAACTCCATGTCGATAATTACATCATCAAACCCGTTAACATCAAAGAACTTTTAAATTCCTTACACGATGTGCTGCTTCCTAAAATTCAAGCCAAAGAGATTGAGCGCTCTTACAATATCATCAAAACCATTTCTGCCGTAACCGATAGTAAGCAAGTGGAGATCATTCGATTTATCATTAAAAATTTGGACTATGAGAACATACTCAACTATTCGTATAGCGAGATTATGGAACAAGTTAATGTGAGTAAACCTACGGTTATTAAACTCTTTAAACAACTGAGTGACCAAGGAATTCTAACGAAGATTCAAAACAAAAAATACCTTTTTGATGAGACCAAACTACCGCTTCCGGTGAATGCATGAATAGCCTAAGAGCCCTTCCTAAAGTAGACAAATGCGTTGCACACTCCCTTTTTGAAGGCTGTAATGCAACCTTAGTGATGAAAATTGCTAGAACAAAAATCGAAGAAATACGCCAAAAACTAATCCACAAAGAGATCGAAAGCTTTGATGAAGAAGCTTTGATGCACGAGATCAAAAAGGCATATGATGCCCTTTTTGAGCCTTCCTTGATACCCCTCATCAATGCCACAGGTGTTATTTTACACACCAATATGGGCAGAAGCCTCATCTCTAAAGCCTTGCTGGATCGCGCGAGCGAAGTCATCTGCAACTACTCTAATTTAGAGTATAACGTCGCATTAGGAAGTCGCGGAGAGCGCTACGAACATGTTAGCACGCATCTGAAAGAACTTTTGAATGTTGAAGATGTACTGGTCGTCAATAACAATGCCGCAGCCGTTTTTTTGATCTTAAATACTTTTGCCAAGAACAGAGAAGTGGTCGTTTCACGAGGTGAGCTTGTTGAAATCGGTGGCAGCTTTCGCATCCCTGAAGTGATGAAACAAAGTGGCGCTATTTTGAATGAAGTTGGAGCAACCAATAAAACCAAAATCATCGACTACGCCAACGCCATTAATCAAAACACGGCAATGCTGATGAAAGTGCATCAGTCCAACTTCTCTATCGAAGGTTTTAGCGAAGCGGTAGAGTATGAAACACTCAAACAACTGGCTTCAAACAATAATCTTTTGGACTACTACGATCTAGGAAGCGGCTATGTCCCCAAACTGCCCTACAACCTCGGTAACCGTGAGCACTCCTTAGAAGAAATTCTTGCATGTCATCCTTCCTTGATTAGCTTTAGCGGTGACAAACTCTTTGGAAGTGTACAAGCGGGCATTATCGCGGGACGCGCTGATTTGATCGCAAAATTGAAAAAGAACCAACTTCTTCGTATGCTTCGTGTCGATAAAATCACGCTGAGCTTACTTGAAGAGAGCATCAAAGCGTATCTGGCAGAAGAGTATGAGCAAATTCCTACCCTTTGGCTTCTGTTTCGAAGTGTCGAAGCATTGAAGCAAAGAGCGTTACATGTCAAAGAGAGTGTCGGCAAAAATACATGTGAAGTTATCGAGAGTGAAACGTACATGGGCGGAGGTACATTGCCCAACCGACGCTTCCCCACAATCGCTTTACATGTAAAGGGTAAAGCGACTGCGTTGGAGAGACAATTTCGTGAAAAGCATGTCATCGGGCGCATTGAAAATGATCAATTTTTGCTCGACTTTCGCACCATTCTTCCAAACATTGAAGAAAAACTCATTGAAATCATCAAAAGTATTGTAGGCAAGCAGTAATGGAATATAGCATCATTGGAACCGCAGGACACGTCGATCATGGTAAAACAGCCCTTATAACCGCGCTTACAGGCTTTGAGGGGGACAGTTTAGAAGAGGAAAAACGTCGAGGCATCACCATCAACCTCAGTTTTTCCAGTATGCAAGATGAGACCAAAAACGTCGCGTTTATCGACGTTCCAGGGCATGAAAAGCTGTTAAAAAATATGATTGCTGGAGCGTTTGGATTTGATGCAAGCTTGGTGGTGGTTGATGCCAATGAAGGTATTATGCCACAAACCAAAGAGCATTTAGAGATCTTAAATCTTTTACATGTAAAGAATATTATCGTAGCACTGACTAAAAAAGATCTTGCAACCCCAGAGATTCTTGAACAACAAAAATACGAAATCACCGAACATCTCAAAACATTGAAAAACCTTCATTTGGTAGAGATTATCCCCGTCAGTATTTATGAGCCTTCCTCCATTCAAACCCTTAAAAACGCGCTTTTTGCGCTACCCGTAACGCCTAAAAAAAGTAATGGACTTTTTCGTTACTACGTCGATCGCTCTTTCTCCATTGCAGGAGCGGGAACGGTTGTGACGGGAACAGTGCTTGATGGAACCATTAAAGTCGGTGAAAAGCTTTTTGCACCTGAACTGGAGAAAGAGTTCGTCATCCGTAACCTTCAAGTCCACGACCACGACGTTGAGAGTGCCTACTCCTCTCAGCGAACCGCAATTAATCTTCAAAATGCTCAAAAAACCTCTTTCGAAAAAGGGGCATTGCTGTGCAAAAAAGGGTTTATTCGTGGCTTTGACTGTGCCGATGTGTGGGTTGAAAGCATTGGAGGACATTCTCTCAAACACAATGCTAAAGTGATTTTGTATGTGGGTACGAAGCAAGTGGAAGCACGCATTTTGTTTTACGAACATGACGATAAAGCGGACAAAGGCTATGCTAAACTGCAATTTAACCATAAACTCTTTTTAGTCCACGATGAGCCGTTTATCCTCTGCTCCAGTGGTCGCACAATCGGTGGTGGACGCGTACTGAACCCAATCAATGACCCGATGAAGAAAAGGGTTAAATTAGAGCTTCTCAAAGCACTGGATACTAAAGATTTTAAAACGACATTTACCATTTTAGTGGAAATGCACAAGCACGGTTTTGGACTCATCTCGTCTAATCAACGCTTTGGACTGAACCACGAAGAAGCCAAAGAGATTGCCAACGAAATGAGTGATGTTTTTGTCGATGAAAAGGGCTTAGTCCTCTACCCTATAACGATGCAAGAAGAGTTGGGACGCATCGTTCAAGCCATTTACGCTAAAAATGCATATGCCCTCCTCTCAGCGAACTCTCTCTCTTTAAAACTCAAATGGGCGAGTGTTGCTTTAGTGGAGAGTGTGTTACAAAATCTTTGTGATGAAGGTATCCTTGATTTTGTGAATGGTGTCTATAAAAATGCGCAAATCGATATCGACAATATCGAAACCCTTATCGAAGATAAACTCTATGACACCTTGCTCAAAGCTGAATTTACACCCGAAGCACCCTATAACATTTACGATGAACTCGACATCGACCGTAAAATGGGTGATGATGCACTCAAAAGCCTCACCCGTGCTAAAAAGGTCGTACGCTTAGAGCATAACCTCTTTGTCACCACCATTGCATTAAGTGCCATGATGGCGCATCTAAGAGACATTATGCGCAAAGAAAACGGCATCGACATCAAAGCCTTTAAAGAGCACTTCGATATCAGCCGCAAATACTTAGTTGCCTACCTTGATTATCTCGATAATTTTGAAGATGTAAGAAAAGAGGGAAACAGAAGAGTTTTAGGGTAAAAATGGTTGGAAATTCACTATTTTTACCCAAATAGTGTCATTGAGAAGCTTTACATGTAAAGCTTCCTTTCATTTGCTATTCTCCCGCTTTAATGCATTTTTCGCATTTTTCCCGCTCCCACTTGTGCTTCATCCCTTTGATGTAGACAATTAAGATAAAAAAGAGTGCAGAAGTAACGCCCAGCACGAGTAAAAGCAGTGTTTCAGAAGGGTCTGTTTCTAGTAAGATGAGCTTTCGCACCAACACGACAAACGAAATCTCAAGAAAGGTCACGGCATAGTCAAACCCATCTTGTATAAAGAGCGTTTTGACAATCGCCAAAACAATCAAGATAAACAAACCATCGGTCAAAATGATCTTGATAGAGCTAAAATCAAGTGCCCCTTGTGAAATGGTAAAGGAAATCATCTTATAGCCAAGACTGATAAGACACTGCCCCAAATAGACAATCATCATAACAATAAAGACATAACGCGCGATATTGAGAACATTGAGCAGTAATTTTTCTACTTTACCCTCTAAAAATTCATTGAATGCGAACACTTTACTTGAGATATTTTCATTGCATTTTTCGTTATTTTTTTCTTCCATCGTTTCTCCTAGTGCATTTTACTTGGTAAAATGCGGCGCAATTATATAATAATTTCTGTGAATTCAGTTCTCATTTCCAGTCAAAATGACATTTTTGTTCTTTTTGAAGAAAAAATTCATTTTACTCTTGACATTATTACTAATTAGTAATATAATTTCGGCAAAGGAAGGAAAAAGATGAAACTGAGATCAAATGTGAAAAGCTATGGTGAACGCACCGATAGAAGTATGCAAACCTGGATTCAAATCCTACGTGCATTTCAGAAAATCCGTGCCAAAGAGTTGAAGTACATCAACGCATCAGGCTTAAGCATGAATCAATTTGAAGTCTTAGAAGTCCTTTACCACCGTGGCGATTTGAATATAGGTGCTATCACCAAATTGATCGAAAGCACGCCTGGCAATGTCACCGTGGTTGTGAAAAATCTCATACGAGATGGTTTAATCGAAGCACTGCCCTCACCTGAAGATAGCCGTGTACGCATTGTCAGCATTACCGAGAAGGGAAAAGAACTCATCGGGAGCATGTTTCCTCAGCATGCAAGCAATCTGCAAAGCTATTTTGACGTGTTGAGCGATGAAGAGTTGATCGCATTGTACGATCTGTTACGTAAATTGCAAAAAGCGCAATAGGCTTCGTGTAAGCACGCATTTTTTTGCTCAAATACTACTAATTAGTAAAAAAGGAACTATTATGAAAATTAAAACATTACTCGCATCTTCTTTGTTGGCAGGAACTGCCCTATTTGCCGGAAACTATAACGTTGATCCTATGCATTCCAGTGCAGATTTTAGTGTTAAACACGCCATGATTTCAACCGTCAAAGGAAATTTTTCAACATTTAACGGAAGTTTTGTATACGATGAAGCAACCAAAACGCTTAAATCTCTCAATGGAACGATTCAAGCCGCAACTATCGATACAGGCATTAAAGACAGAGACGATCATTTACGTTCTGCTGATCTTTTTGATGTTGCAAAGTATCCAACCATTACGTTTGTACTTGACGAAGTTAAAGGTGACAAAGCGTA from Sulfurospirillum diekertiae includes:
- a CDS encoding MarR family winged helix-turn-helix transcriptional regulator gives rise to the protein MKLRSNVKSYGERTDRSMQTWIQILRAFQKIRAKELKYINASGLSMNQFEVLEVLYHRGDLNIGAITKLIESTPGNVTVVVKNLIRDGLIEALPSPEDSRVRIVSITEKGKELIGSMFPQHASNLQSYFDVLSDEELIALYDLLRKLQKAQ
- the selB gene encoding selenocysteine-specific translation elongation factor yields the protein MEYSIIGTAGHVDHGKTALITALTGFEGDSLEEEKRRGITINLSFSSMQDETKNVAFIDVPGHEKLLKNMIAGAFGFDASLVVVDANEGIMPQTKEHLEILNLLHVKNIIVALTKKDLATPEILEQQKYEITEHLKTLKNLHLVEIIPVSIYEPSSIQTLKNALFALPVTPKKSNGLFRYYVDRSFSIAGAGTVVTGTVLDGTIKVGEKLFAPELEKEFVIRNLQVHDHDVESAYSSQRTAINLQNAQKTSFEKGALLCKKGFIRGFDCADVWVESIGGHSLKHNAKVILYVGTKQVEARILFYEHDDKADKGYAKLQFNHKLFLVHDEPFILCSSGRTIGGGRVLNPINDPMKKRVKLELLKALDTKDFKTTFTILVEMHKHGFGLISSNQRFGLNHEEAKEIANEMSDVFVDEKGLVLYPITMQEELGRIVQAIYAKNAYALLSANSLSLKLKWASVALVESVLQNLCDEGILDFVNGVYKNAQIDIDNIETLIEDKLYDTLLKAEFTPEAPYNIYDELDIDRKMGDDALKSLTRAKKVVRLEHNLFVTTIALSAMMAHLRDIMRKENGIDIKAFKEHFDISRKYLVAYLDYLDNFEDVRKEGNRRVLG
- the selA gene encoding L-seryl-tRNA(Sec) selenium transferase: MNSLRALPKVDKCVAHSLFEGCNATLVMKIARTKIEEIRQKLIHKEIESFDEEALMHEIKKAYDALFEPSLIPLINATGVILHTNMGRSLISKALLDRASEVICNYSNLEYNVALGSRGERYEHVSTHLKELLNVEDVLVVNNNAAAVFLILNTFAKNREVVVSRGELVEIGGSFRIPEVMKQSGAILNEVGATNKTKIIDYANAINQNTAMLMKVHQSNFSIEGFSEAVEYETLKQLASNNNLLDYYDLGSGYVPKLPYNLGNREHSLEEILACHPSLISFSGDKLFGSVQAGIIAGRADLIAKLKKNQLLRMLRVDKITLSLLEESIKAYLAEEYEQIPTLWLLFRSVEALKQRALHVKESVGKNTCEVIESETYMGGGTLPNRRFPTIALHVKGKATALERQFREKHVIGRIENDQFLLDFRTILPNIEEKLIEIIKSIVGKQ
- a CDS encoding YceI family protein, with the protein product MKIKTLLASSLLAGTALFAGNYNVDPMHSSADFSVKHAMISTVKGNFSTFNGSFVYDEATKTLKSLNGTIQAATIDTGIKDRDDHLRSADLFDVAKYPTITFVLDEVKGDKAYGKLTMKGVTKPVVLAFENGGAATDLYGNKRVGLGLTGKINRSDFGISWNKALETGGVIVGEEVKIDVALEGILQK
- a CDS encoding sensor histidine kinase, encoding MTFFQFINQKLETIKFSNKTKILIFIILSGTMTIGFLMFVSIFALKYDYETLFQKHTQPQVDLEEIKDSYRVNIAETLHDIREKQISNDDAIEVIYLSQQIIHKQWNSYQFATNRHIGGLPYYASKWLSLFLVTPDIPEKTLFQQGIVEKVSVKMQNIDSKINIMLELLKYSKNEQASFLIDDILLETNSLNIYLSSLITTHLKQSITEKQVNDSLFQTSTVMLILLIGMIFFFITMVLLIIINHFKNLHNYLEENVLIKTKELRDLNDSLELRIRREVENSRKKDNIMFQQARLASLGEMLQNIAHQWRQPLGSLMMIIQSFESKFFAKKLDETFIASRVKDAQLLSSTMSDTLEDFRTFFNPNKSKKEFSINAVIQKAIDLSKYQLEREEITLELFIKDDLEVFGFKNELIHVLLNLIGNSKDILATKTDQSAKIIHIIAKQNSERIYINVIDNGGGIKSDIIPKVFDPYFTTKHKSVGTGIGLYMSKQMVEKHMHGKITCKNIRHKLGTKLFWACTMFTIEIPKNYINTNEGDDDEQAQF
- a CDS encoding response regulator; the protein is MNKRNFELLGSFTILYIEDEADLLKHTTAVLEDFVKKIYPVQTIEEALKIIQSEKIDVIVADIHLKYSNGLDFLRTLKDDLEIELPCIVTTAFTDTEYLLDAIKLHVDNYIIKPVNIKELLNSLHDVLLPKIQAKEIERSYNIIKTISAVTDSKQVEIIRFIIKNLDYENILNYSYSEIMEQVNVSKPTVIKLFKQLSDQGILTKIQNKKYLFDETKLPLPVNA